A single genomic interval of Prochlorococcus marinus XMU1406 harbors:
- the lspA gene encoding signal peptidase II: MINKIQTKIYFLSLSIFIVLIDQLTKYLMLYYKKLFINKDLLLFKLDFVKNYGAAFNIFSGSRIFLSLISILFSILLIYLIFRKNTLNAFDLYSYSFILGGTIGNGIDRIYKGFVVDFINLNFINFPVFNIADISINIGFIFLLYNIFKNNR, from the coding sequence ATGATTAATAAAATACAAACAAAAATATATTTTTTATCTCTAAGTATTTTTATTGTTCTAATAGATCAATTGACGAAATATTTAATGCTTTATTATAAAAAATTATTTATTAATAAAGATCTTCTTTTATTCAAATTAGACTTTGTAAAAAATTACGGGGCAGCATTTAACATATTTAGTGGTAGTAGAATATTTTTATCTTTAATAAGTATTTTGTTTTCAATATTACTTATTTATTTAATATTTAGGAAAAATACTTTAAACGCATTCGATCTATATTCTTACAGCTTTATACTTGGGGGAACTATTGGTAATGGTATAGATAGGATATATAAAGGTTTTGTGGTTGATTTTATAAATTTAAATTTTATAAATTTTCCAGTCTTTAATATTGCTGATATATCTATTAATATTGGGTTCATTTTTTTACTGTATAACATTTTTAAAAATAATCGTTAA
- a CDS encoding biotin transporter BioY produces MSLQLLVITSMISVYIPLPFIYNSSNNFELPITWQIPTIIILTLIFHKKVVFRAFFIYIILGLFIIPVFHQGGSIGYLLTPNFGYLLGLYPLIKIIDNLNNRNKIKVGNFLKNGFLAIGAMHLTGIFYNFIQIIFYSQLNIFLYNLGKYSLGKIGYHFLMLFPLLLLIKPIERLKRSK; encoded by the coding sequence GTGAGTCTTCAATTACTAGTAATAACATCAATGATATCTGTTTATATTCCACTACCCTTTATCTATAATTCTAGTAATAACTTTGAGTTGCCTATCACATGGCAAATTCCAACCATAATTATATTAACACTTATATTTCATAAAAAAGTTGTTTTCAGAGCATTTTTTATATATATAATTCTGGGTTTATTTATAATTCCTGTTTTTCATCAAGGAGGTTCAATAGGTTATTTGCTAACTCCAAATTTTGGCTATTTATTAGGTTTATATCCATTAATCAAAATAATTGATAATTTAAATAATAGAAATAAAATTAAAGTTGGAAACTTTTTAAAAAATGGATTTTTAGCAATAGGTGCTATGCATTTAACTGGAATATTTTACAACTTCATACAAATTATATTCTACAGTCAATTAAATATATTTTTATATAATTTAGGGAAATACTCATTAGGTAAGATTGGATATCATTTTTTAATGCTTTTTCCACTTTTATTACTTATTAAACCTATAGAACGTTTAAAACGTAGTAAATAA
- a CDS encoding ABC transporter permease → MSRNISIKEALGMATKTLVSNKLRSSLTMLGIIIGNASVITLVGLGRGAQTLAKNQLSNLGANVLFIVPGNNDTRRRGISFPKNLVLEDALAISNQVPTVKKVAPQISANEIVQSNSKSLNISIAGVTPEFLEVRSFEVDKGRFLSKSDVNSARSYVVIGPDLKDEFFKDKSSSLGKNIRIKDHTYEIIGILKPKGAVFGSNQDKNAYIPLTTMVNRITGKDPTYGVSLSFISVEAINKNATSAAKFQITNLLRQRHKIIRDDDFAVRSQEDALNIVTNITSGLTFLLAGIGAVSLVVGGIGIMNIMLVSVSERTEEIGLRKAIGAKQSDILIQFLIEALILSTIGGLIGTTTGLSGVFLLSLITPLPASVGITTTFSTMIISGSIGLIFGVLPAKRASKLDPIVALRSL, encoded by the coding sequence ATGTCTAGGAATATCTCAATAAAAGAAGCCTTAGGCATGGCCACAAAAACCTTGGTTTCGAACAAATTGAGAAGTTCGTTAACAATGCTTGGGATTATTATAGGAAATGCATCAGTTATTACACTTGTTGGACTTGGAAGAGGTGCTCAAACATTAGCAAAAAACCAATTAAGTAATTTAGGTGCAAATGTTTTATTCATTGTTCCTGGAAATAATGATACAAGAAGAAGAGGTATTTCATTTCCTAAAAACCTAGTTTTAGAAGATGCATTAGCAATAAGCAATCAAGTCCCAACAGTTAAAAAAGTTGCTCCTCAAATCTCTGCTAACGAAATAGTACAATCAAATTCTAAAAGCCTTAATATTTCAATTGCTGGAGTTACTCCAGAATTTCTTGAAGTAAGAAGCTTTGAAGTAGATAAGGGAAGATTTTTATCAAAAAGTGATGTTAATAGTGCAAGAAGTTATGTTGTAATAGGTCCTGATCTTAAAGACGAATTTTTCAAAGATAAATCTTCATCACTTGGAAAAAATATCAGAATTAAAGACCACACTTATGAAATTATCGGAATATTAAAACCAAAAGGTGCTGTATTTGGAAGTAATCAAGACAAAAATGCTTATATTCCATTAACCACCATGGTCAATAGGATTACAGGGAAGGACCCAACATATGGAGTAAGTTTAAGCTTCATTAGTGTTGAAGCGATAAATAAAAATGCAACTAGTGCCGCTAAATTTCAGATTACTAACTTATTAAGGCAAAGACATAAAATAATCAGAGATGATGACTTTGCGGTTAGATCACAAGAAGATGCATTAAATATAGTAACCAACATAACAAGTGGACTAACGTTTTTATTGGCTGGTATTGGGGCAGTATCTTTAGTTGTTGGAGGCATAGGAATCATGAATATTATGCTAGTTTCTGTAAGCGAAAGGACTGAAGAGATTGGACTTAGAAAAGCAATAGGAGCTAAACAATCAGATATATTAATTCAATTTTTAATTGAGGCATTGATTTTATCTACAATTGGAGGATTAATTGGAACAACAACGGGATTATCAGGTGTTTTTCTTTTATCTCTGATAACACCACTTCCTGCATCAGTAGGAATTACAACTACTTTTTCCACCATGATCATTTCAGGATCAATAGGCTTAATCTTTGGCGTTTTACCTGCAAAAAGAGCTTCTAAATTAGATCCAATTGTTGCATTGAGAAGTTTATAA
- a CDS encoding GTP-binding protein, translating into MNYLKLKYIKYILLILFLYILFSIFIRIVNIYTLIFLIVIIYIFYNIDKKLFKKIVYKVIYKNKKNTLSFKNTYGAAKISLEGVDKINKKINDKVKVELLNYQKNKLESQLKTGDYKVTLFGAGSSGKTSIARSLLKNIVGQTSAKIGTTKQINSYKIRIPILKRNINIVDTPGLFEPSKLGEEREKATIIQASNSDLVLFVLDQDINKYENYLIKELLKLRKKIIIVLNKCDLRSKDENNLIKENIISITSARKNKISVVQTIAVPQQYSFIKSDALDLVPEVGSLFREIIETLDNNGEELLADNILFRSNKLGIKSKKFVQEQRYLMSNKVINKYMWITGGVILVNPLPAVDFLTTTSVNLQMIMELSKIYEIKLTKKDAKDLATSLLSALAKQGILKGGLAILSPALATSLTKIILSKSIQSVTAGWLIRIVGLSLIEYFKNGQDWGDGGIQEVVDKIYRISKREDILNNFVREAISKIEMKKYFKSNKSLPPFTM; encoded by the coding sequence ATGAATTACTTGAAATTAAAGTATATAAAATATATATTATTAATATTATTTTTATATATTTTATTTTCGATATTTATAAGAATAGTAAATATTTATACCCTTATATTTTTAATAGTAATTATTTATATTTTTTATAATATTGATAAAAAATTATTCAAAAAAATAGTTTATAAAGTTATATATAAAAATAAAAAAAATACACTTTCATTCAAAAATACATATGGTGCTGCCAAGATAAGTTTGGAAGGGGTAGATAAAATTAATAAAAAAATTAACGATAAAGTAAAAGTTGAACTTTTAAATTACCAAAAAAACAAACTAGAATCTCAATTAAAAACAGGAGATTATAAAGTTACTCTTTTTGGAGCAGGTTCCTCAGGAAAAACATCTATTGCAAGATCTTTATTAAAAAATATTGTCGGACAAACTTCCGCAAAAATAGGTACAACAAAGCAAATTAATAGCTATAAAATTCGCATCCCAATTTTAAAAAGAAACATTAATATAGTTGATACTCCGGGTTTATTCGAACCATCTAAATTAGGAGAAGAAAGAGAAAAAGCAACAATTATACAAGCATCAAATTCCGACTTAGTTCTCTTTGTGTTAGATCAGGACATAAATAAATACGAAAACTATTTAATTAAAGAATTATTAAAATTAAGAAAAAAAATTATAATAGTTCTAAATAAATGTGATTTGAGGTCTAAAGATGAAAATAACCTCATCAAAGAAAATATAATTTCTATAACTTCCGCTAGAAAAAATAAAATTTCTGTTGTTCAAACAATTGCTGTACCTCAACAATATTCCTTTATTAAATCAGATGCTTTAGATTTAGTTCCAGAGGTAGGAAGTTTATTTAGAGAAATAATTGAAACGCTCGATAATAATGGTGAAGAGTTATTGGCGGATAATATTCTTTTTCGCTCAAATAAATTAGGTATTAAAAGTAAAAAGTTCGTGCAAGAACAAAGATATTTAATGTCAAATAAAGTTATTAATAAATATATGTGGATAACAGGAGGGGTAATACTAGTTAATCCATTACCAGCTGTTGATTTCCTTACTACTACCTCCGTAAACCTTCAAATGATAATGGAATTATCAAAAATATATGAAATAAAGCTTACAAAAAAAGATGCAAAAGATTTAGCGACTTCATTGCTAAGCGCATTGGCTAAACAAGGAATCCTAAAAGGGGGTCTCGCCATTCTTTCTCCTGCTTTAGCTACAAGCCTGACTAAAATTATATTATCTAAATCTATACAATCAGTTACAGCAGGCTGGTTAATAAGAATAGTAGGACTAAGTTTGATTGAATATTTTAAAAATGGGCAAGATTGGGGAGATGGAGGAATCCAAGAAGTAGTAGATAAGATCTATAGAATAAGTAAGAGAGAGGACATTTTAAATAACTTCGTAAGAGAAGCTATTTCAAAAATTGAAATGAAAAAGTATTTTAAATCAAATAAAAGTTTGCCTCCATTTACTATGTAA